The DNA sequence GTCAGTTCGCTGGAAAGCTTCCTTCCTAGAAAACCTTGCACATCTTTCACCAAGGAACAAGCCTCTTTTTTTCCAGGTTTTTAGCCACTTACCATATTCGCTTTGCTCGACTTTCAGCTTAACAAAAAAAATCCACTGAACCGACACAGCTTCGGAGCCGAAGGCGAAGAAAAGCTACGTCGTGAAGTGTTACCTCAGCATGCTGTATTTTGAACCATGCCCAAAAATCGATTAATCAGTAATTTTGTAATTGGCTTTAGAGTAAGAGAATTTTTGGAGACACAAATCCTTGAATTGCGTAAAATCCCTTCCTATGAGCACACAATCTTGCCTGGAGAAACAGGCCGAACTTAAAAAAGTTTTTTCCACCCTGAAGAGTTGGGAAGAGCGATACAACCATGTCATTAAGATGGGACGCTCCCTTCCCCCTATCGCCAAGGAAGACCAGATCGAGGAAAACCGGGTAAAGGGATGCCAAAGCACCCTCTACCTTAAGGTGAGCTGCGTTGATGGACGTCTAAAGCTCCAGGCGAGTTCTGATGCCCTGATTTCGGCAGGACTCGCCTCTCTTATTACCTATGTCTATAATGGGGAGCTTCCCAGGGCGGTGCTCGAGTGTCCTCCCCTCTTCCTGAAGGAAATCGCCCTTCTTGATGCCCTCTCCCCTGGACGGGCCATTGGACTGAAGAGTCTCTACCAAAAACTGCAACAAGAGTGTCTAAAATGGCTGTAGAAAACCCGATTTTGAGCTGGGATCAGAATACGCTAACGCAAAAAATTACAACCTGCGGAGAGAATCAAAGGCAGTTCGAGCTCATCGCCCTTGTCACCCGGATCGCCTTATGCGCCTTTGGTTTGGCGGTTATGGTTGCATTTGGCAGAGTTAAACCAATCTATTTTATCCTTTCTGCCACCCTCCTTATCGTTGCCTATGTCCCGGCCATGGAGGTAAGCGTCGATCAAATTCTTCTCTGGGCCGAAGCAGCAGCTAAAGAAGCTGCTCAATACCGGGCCATTCAAGGAGAGCTTGACAAAGGAACGGTCGAAGGACTTAACGAGGTTCTTTCTGCACAGTTTCGGGTGCTTAAGGCTAAAGACGAGCCAGAACATGGAGAGGGGGTAATTCGTCAAAGGGTCGAAAACCTCCGCAATAAGGTCAGGCAAGCCTACCTTTACCATGTCTATGCAAACAAAACAGACGCAAGGAAAATTGCCGACTTTGGCACTTTTAACCGGTACCACATTAACGATCTTATTGAGTGTGAAAAGTTCGCTGTTTTTACGAAAACAGGTCGAGAGTTCACTAACCTTGAAGTAGAGCAAACAAAGGCTCAGGAGCTCGCGAAATCAATCTTCTCCTGAGGGGGAAGGGTCACCTCTACAGTTCCTTCTTCGTGGATGTAAACATCATACTCTAGCCGTACACCAAACTCCCCTGGCAGGTAAATCCCTGGCTCAATCGAAAAGCAAGTGCGAGGAATTAGGGGACGGTCATCGAGGGTTTCGATCCCATCGAGGTTGGCCCCAGGCCCATGGTTGGTCGTGTGGATGTTGTGCCCGGTTCGGTGGGTAAAGTAGTTCCCATATCCCTTTTTTTCGATCACCTCACGCACCACCTGGTCGACTTCAGCTCCCTTCACCTCTTTTCCTTCGCGGTACCTCTCGATGATCAGGTCGGTCCCCTTCTTTTGCGCCTCCCTCACAATCGCAAAGATCTCTTCATGGAGCGCCGTGGGCTCTCCAACCACTCCGACACGGGTAATGTCAGCAAAAACCCCACCCTTTTTTTTGCACCAAAGGTCGATCAAGACAAAGTCCCCTTTTTGGATCGGGGCACAAGTGTCCTGGGTCGGCACATAGTGGGGATCGGCGCTATTCGCATTGACTGCGCAAATGGGCTCCCCTTCGGTCACACACCCATTTTTTTCAAACTCCCCTAAAATAAACTGCTGTACCTGGTACTCATCGGTCAGCTTTCCAGCAGCAATTCCTCTCCATGCCCCTTCAACGGCCTCTTCGAGAACCCTAGCCGCTTCTTTATGCTGGGCGTATTGCTTCTTGGACCAGAGGCAGGTAAATGTTTGTAAAAAGGGGGCCGAGCTGACCACCTGGGGACCAAATCCTCGAATAAGCTCAATGAGCCCTCCATCGATCACCGATGCCGTCGGAATGTCTTGGTTGGGAGAGTATTCCATCGCAACACTTTTTGCTCCCTGCACAGTTTCTGCAAGGGTCCGGTGCATCTCTTTCCAACTAAAGTAGACCTTTTTCTCTCCCGGAAGGTGATCGAGATTGTGAGACTCGATCTGATGGACGATTTTAGAGGGGGCCCCGACTTGGGGGACCCAATAAAAGCACCGGCGGGTCATGAGAACAGGCTCAGGGACCTCCATCACAGAAAG is a window from the Candidatus Neptunochlamydia vexilliferae genome containing:
- a CDS encoding M24 family metallopeptidase, with amino-acid sequence MNIDEIQRQLKFYQIDGWLLYDFHGSNPLALSVMEVPEPVLMTRRCFYWVPQVGAPSKIVHQIESHNLDHLPGEKKVYFSWKEMHRTLAETVQGAKSVAMEYSPNQDIPTASVIDGGLIELIRGFGPQVVSSAPFLQTFTCLWSKKQYAQHKEAARVLEEAVEGAWRGIAAGKLTDEYQVQQFILGEFEKNGCVTEGEPICAVNANSADPHYVPTQDTCAPIQKGDFVLIDLWCKKKGGVFADITRVGVVGEPTALHEEIFAIVREAQKKGTDLIIERYREGKEVKGAEVDQVVREVIEKKGYGNYFTHRTGHNIHTTNHGPGANLDGIETLDDRPLIPRTCFSIEPGIYLPGEFGVRLEYDVYIHEEGTVEVTLPPQEKIDFASS
- a CDS encoding SufE family protein; this translates as MSTQSCLEKQAELKKVFSTLKSWEERYNHVIKMGRSLPPIAKEDQIEENRVKGCQSTLYLKVSCVDGRLKLQASSDALISAGLASLITYVYNGELPRAVLECPPLFLKEIALLDALSPGRAIGLKSLYQKLQQECLKWL